In Spirosoma aureum, a single genomic region encodes these proteins:
- the purH gene encoding bifunctional phosphoribosylaminoimidazolecarboxamide formyltransferase/IMP cyclohydrolase translates to MSLKISSALISVYYKDGLEPLVRLLHEQNVRLYSTGGTQAFIEQLGIPVTAVEDLTGYPSIFGGRVKTLHPAVMGGILYRRELPEDLAQAERHKIPPIDLAIVDLYPFEETVASGASDDDIIEKIDIGGISLIRAAAKNHKDVLIVSSRSQYADVVKLLTEKNGATDLTDRRYYAKEAFAVTSHYDTAIQAYFADADSQSEPSIADFKNLPANHLRYGENPHQQATFYGDLDAMFEKLHGKELSYNNLVDVDACVGLIDEFQASAGSTFAIIKHTNACGIATAPTTKEAYLNALACDPVSAFGGVIITNTTVDLETAEELNKLFMEILIAPDFAPEALAVLKSKKNRILLKRKSVALPSIMFKTILNGVLEQDKDNQTETSEQFKVVTQKAPTESELQALEFALKVCKHTKSNTIVLANKDQLLASGVGQTSRVDALRQAIEKAGSFGFDLHGAVMASDAFFPFPDCVEIAGQAGITAVVQPGGSVRDQDSIDYCNAHDLAMVTTGIRHFKH, encoded by the coding sequence ATGTCCCTCAAAATTTCCTCTGCGCTGATCTCCGTTTATTACAAAGACGGTCTCGAACCCTTAGTACGGCTTTTGCACGAACAAAATGTGCGGCTATACTCTACCGGTGGCACCCAGGCATTTATTGAACAACTCGGCATTCCTGTAACGGCCGTTGAAGACCTGACGGGGTATCCATCCATATTCGGGGGGCGCGTTAAAACGCTTCATCCGGCCGTTATGGGTGGTATTCTCTATCGTCGTGAATTACCCGAAGATCTTGCTCAGGCCGAACGGCATAAGATTCCTCCCATCGATCTGGCCATTGTTGACCTATATCCGTTCGAGGAAACAGTGGCGTCGGGGGCATCGGATGACGATATCATCGAAAAAATTGACATTGGTGGGATCTCGCTGATTCGGGCGGCTGCCAAAAACCACAAAGATGTGCTGATTGTCTCGTCGCGGAGTCAATACGCCGACGTAGTGAAACTGCTCACGGAGAAAAATGGCGCAACGGATCTGACCGACCGTCGGTATTACGCCAAAGAAGCGTTTGCCGTAACGTCGCACTATGATACAGCCATTCAAGCCTATTTCGCCGACGCTGATAGTCAGTCTGAGCCATCGATTGCAGACTTCAAAAATCTGCCAGCCAATCACCTGCGTTATGGCGAAAATCCACATCAGCAGGCAACGTTCTACGGCGATCTGGACGCTATGTTTGAGAAACTACACGGCAAGGAACTATCATACAACAATCTTGTCGACGTTGATGCCTGTGTGGGTTTGATCGATGAATTTCAGGCTTCGGCAGGAAGCACGTTTGCAATCATTAAACATACGAACGCCTGTGGTATCGCTACGGCACCAACCACGAAAGAAGCCTATCTGAATGCACTAGCCTGCGATCCGGTGTCGGCTTTCGGCGGTGTGATTATCACGAACACAACGGTAGATCTGGAAACGGCCGAAGAACTCAACAAACTGTTCATGGAGATTCTGATCGCGCCCGACTTTGCGCCCGAAGCCCTGGCGGTCTTGAAATCGAAAAAGAACCGTATTTTACTGAAGCGTAAATCGGTTGCGTTGCCATCGATCATGTTCAAAACGATTCTGAATGGCGTTCTGGAACAGGATAAAGACAATCAGACCGAAACATCGGAGCAATTCAAGGTAGTTACCCAAAAAGCCCCGACAGAATCCGAATTACAGGCCCTGGAGTTCGCCCTGAAGGTTTGTAAACACACCAAGTCCAATACAATCGTACTGGCCAATAAAGATCAGTTGCTGGCGAGTGGAGTTGGGCAAACGTCACGCGTAGATGCTCTCCGCCAGGCTATTGAAAAAGCTGGATCGTTTGGATTCGACCTGCACGGAGCGGTAATGGCATCCGATGCATTCTTCCCGTTTCCTGACTGCGTCGAAATTGCAGGACAGGCCGGCATAACGGCGGTGGTTCAACCGGGCGGTTCGGTCCGCGATCAGGATTCGATCGATTACTGCAATGCACACGATCTGGCGATGGTCACAACGGGAATCAGACATTTTAAACACTAA
- a CDS encoding lysophospholipid acyltransferase family protein yields the protein MRLLYTIWCAVYFITLYLVLFPIQFVFLQRNEWKPVAHKINFIWGSLFFIGIGMPVRVERRFKPAKNQVYVFCANHFSYLDIAAMGVIVRNYYAFVGKSDVKHIPLLGYMFAKLHVQVDRDQPNSRAYSLAKSIRTLASGRSIMIFPEGGIRAKNPPQMHHPFKDGAFIMAIQQQVPIVPVTLLNNYKILPDTKKVRFHWHPLRAIIHPPIETAGLTQDDVEWLKEETYRIINTELMSEKKVVA from the coding sequence ATGCGACTACTTTATACAATCTGGTGCGCTGTTTATTTTATCACATTGTATCTGGTATTGTTCCCGATACAGTTTGTGTTTTTGCAGCGCAATGAATGGAAACCCGTAGCGCATAAGATCAATTTTATCTGGGGCTCGCTTTTTTTCATTGGCATCGGTATGCCCGTTCGCGTTGAGCGTCGGTTTAAGCCTGCTAAAAACCAGGTTTATGTGTTCTGTGCCAATCATTTCTCATATCTGGACATTGCGGCTATGGGCGTGATTGTCAGGAATTACTATGCCTTTGTGGGTAAAAGTGACGTTAAACATATTCCGTTGCTGGGTTATATGTTCGCCAAACTGCACGTTCAGGTCGATCGCGACCAGCCGAACAGCCGTGCTTATTCACTGGCGAAATCGATTCGTACGCTGGCTTCAGGTCGCAGTATCATGATCTTTCCGGAAGGGGGCATTCGTGCGAAAAATCCGCCCCAAATGCACCATCCATTCAAAGACGGTGCATTTATCATGGCGATTCAGCAACAGGTTCCGATTGTACCGGTTACACTGCTGAATAATTATAAAATTTTGCCCGACACGAAAAAGGTACGATTTCATTGGCATCCACTCCGCGCGATTATTCACCCGCCTATCGAAACCGCAGGGTTAACCCAGGACGATGTCGAGTGGCTGAAAGAGGAAACATACCGAATTATCAACACTGAATTAATGAGCGAAAAGAAAGTAGTGGCCTGA
- a CDS encoding oligosaccharide flippase family protein, whose amino-acid sequence MSTFKKLASDTALYGVSTILGRMLNFALVPLQTYVFTQPGEMASNVELYSWVAILMVIYTLGLETAFFRFAARRPDDRMKVFNETLSIVIAVSALFTTLIILLTPQIVVWLDYPGQELSVIWVAIIVAIDAVMAIPFARLRVENRARRFVQARIINILIVVALNVFFLIICRDIYNGKYLSVLKPIIDLIYYPSLGPGYIILANLLGNATYFLLLRDAFSGFRFRINKNDSRVMLAYAAPLMLTSLAGLINSMTDRLFLQHWLPEGFYPGFTSKDALGIYGNCLKLSVFMALVIQSFKFAADPFFFSRAEDKNSPKLLADVTKWFIIVCVLIWVGVSLNLDVVGLLVSKKYRSGLPIVPLLLLANLFLGVYYNIAFWFKLSDKTQFGTLITVIGALITIVGNIILIPLVGYMGCAIAFLASSFAMMVICYLLGEKYYPVPYHVKSAVGYILGAGLLIYASQYVQIANLWLAIPYHLALFGLFLAVVLVIERNTFKPVLQRIRQRKTPVVAPKNPSDEPLIPNE is encoded by the coding sequence ATGAGTACATTCAAAAAATTAGCCAGCGACACCGCGTTGTATGGCGTCAGCACTATTCTTGGGCGAATGCTCAATTTTGCGCTGGTGCCTTTGCAAACCTACGTGTTTACCCAGCCGGGCGAAATGGCTTCCAACGTCGAATTATACAGTTGGGTAGCCATTCTGATGGTTATTTATACGCTGGGTCTGGAAACCGCCTTTTTTCGGTTTGCGGCCCGTCGTCCCGATGATCGCATGAAAGTGTTTAATGAAACACTGAGTATTGTCATTGCCGTCAGCGCATTATTTACCACGCTTATCATCCTACTGACTCCGCAGATCGTAGTTTGGCTGGACTATCCGGGCCAGGAATTGTCGGTAATCTGGGTCGCGATCATCGTTGCAATCGACGCCGTTATGGCCATACCATTTGCGCGGCTTCGGGTCGAGAATCGGGCACGCCGGTTCGTTCAGGCACGAATTATCAACATTCTCATTGTGGTAGCCCTGAATGTATTCTTCCTGATCATTTGCCGGGATATTTATAACGGGAAATACCTGTCGGTGTTGAAACCCATCATCGACCTGATCTACTATCCCAGCCTTGGTCCTGGCTACATTATTCTGGCTAATTTATTGGGCAATGCTACCTATTTTCTGCTGTTGCGCGATGCGTTCTCCGGCTTTCGTTTCCGGATAAATAAAAACGATTCAAGGGTTATGCTCGCGTATGCGGCTCCACTTATGCTCACCAGTCTGGCCGGACTGATCAACAGCATGACCGACCGGTTATTCCTGCAACACTGGCTTCCAGAAGGGTTTTATCCGGGATTTACGAGTAAAGACGCACTGGGCATTTACGGCAACTGCCTGAAATTATCCGTTTTTATGGCGTTGGTCATCCAGTCATTCAAGTTTGCCGCCGACCCGTTTTTTTTCTCACGCGCTGAAGATAAAAACTCGCCTAAACTGCTGGCCGACGTCACCAAGTGGTTTATAATCGTTTGTGTGCTCATCTGGGTTGGCGTCAGTTTGAATCTGGATGTAGTGGGGTTACTCGTATCAAAAAAATACCGATCAGGCTTACCGATTGTACCGCTGTTATTGTTGGCTAACCTTTTTCTGGGGGTCTATTACAATATTGCGTTCTGGTTCAAGCTTAGTGACAAAACCCAGTTTGGAACGCTGATCACCGTTATTGGTGCTCTGATTACGATTGTTGGCAATATTATTCTGATTCCTCTGGTGGGTTACATGGGCTGCGCTATTGCTTTCCTGGCATCCAGCTTCGCCATGATGGTCATCTGCTACCTACTTGGTGAAAAGTATTACCCGGTTCCCTACCATGTAAAATCGGCGGTGGGCTACATTCTAGGTGCGGGATTATTGATCTATGCGTCGCAGTATGTTCAGATTGCCAATCTGTGGCTTGCGATCCCGTATCATCTGGCTCTGTTTGGGCTGTTTCTGGCCGTAGTTCTGGTCATTGAACGAAATACATTCAAACCCGTTTTGCAACGGATACGTCAGCGGAAAACCCCGGTAGTTGCTCCTAAAAATCCCTCCGATGAACCGTTGATTCCTAACGAATAG
- a CDS encoding DUF4249 domain-containing protein, translating to MKRYSFLYRIPVFLLALYAVSGCETVIDAKLDTGPIQLSVDATLTDQPGPQTIRLTQTAAYFNSSTPPAALSATVTVSDDAGKTYAFTDNDNDGYYIWQPKVATDTLGHIGRTYQLNIAYQNEVYRSTSKLNRVPAVDSITFVKKKLNPLSKTEGYRAEFYSRDLPGATDYYRIRYFRNGTLQNKARDIITTQDGAFRGNANTDGLMFILPIRRSVNPDSLYAFDDVVKVEVQSLTLEAYDFWEELQTQISNGGLFATPPTNVPTNIVNTNASGRKAVGFFITSAVRSRTARVATENLRPDTD from the coding sequence ATGAAACGATACTCATTTTTATATAGGATTCCAGTTTTCCTACTCGCGCTATACGCAGTGTCGGGTTGCGAGACGGTTATTGATGCCAAGCTGGACACTGGCCCGATTCAACTGTCGGTCGATGCCACTCTCACCGATCAGCCTGGTCCGCAAACCATTCGGCTAACCCAAACGGCAGCCTATTTTAACAGTAGCACTCCACCGGCCGCCCTAAGCGCGACAGTGACGGTATCTGATGATGCAGGCAAGACATACGCATTCACTGACAACGACAACGACGGTTATTACATCTGGCAACCAAAAGTAGCTACCGACACGCTTGGGCACATTGGCCGCACCTATCAGCTCAACATTGCGTATCAAAATGAGGTCTATCGGTCTACCTCGAAGCTAAATCGTGTCCCTGCGGTCGATTCCATTACGTTTGTCAAGAAGAAATTGAATCCCTTGTCGAAAACGGAAGGTTACCGGGCCGAATTTTATTCACGGGATTTACCGGGTGCAACGGATTATTACCGGATTCGCTATTTTCGGAATGGCACCTTACAGAACAAAGCCCGCGACATTATTACCACACAGGATGGTGCTTTCCGGGGCAATGCGAACACGGATGGGCTAATGTTTATTCTGCCCATCCGGCGGTCAGTAAACCCAGATAGTTTATATGCGTTCGACGATGTGGTCAAAGTAGAAGTGCAGTCGCTGACGCTGGAAGCGTATGATTTCTGGGAAGAGTTACAAACTCAGATCTCGAATGGTGGGCTGTTTGCCACTCCTCCCACGAATGTGCCAACGAATATCGTCAATACGAATGCCAGCGGACGAAAGGCAGTCGGTTTCTTCATTACGTCAGCAGTGCGCAGTCGTACGGCACGGGTAGCAACCGAAAATCTACGACCTGACACGGATTAA